A region of Bacillota bacterium DNA encodes the following proteins:
- a CDS encoding amidohydrolase, translating into MNGLLVRNANIITMNQKQPHAIAMVVEEDKIISVGDGRNLEHYAAKGLDVLNCRGYTILPGLIDSHLHLMWMGRNLLCPPLNLGGIDSIGKIADIIKDEVEISAPGQWIIAVKLDEDHLVEQRSLNRHDLDKVSPDNPVVVRKAIEHSLVANTAALEKAGINKDTAEPAGGHIEKDSEGSPTGALFENAMKLLEKAIPRLTPLEEREALALAVKQLCSLGFTSVVSNDDFPVLTEPLRLLEDLDALAGEQGWALRLAFEPDISRLDQLIEQREQLKSYRFGKIGPLKIFADGALFTRSAALEEDYADEPGNRGIETISKQELEELVARAHENGFSVAVHAIGDRAVNNAIGAIEKAQQKHPRNDLRHRIIHCSMIDEANLGKMNRFGIIADIQPTFFINEWQWVPQRIGSNRVKKAYLGRSFLDNGVNVIAGSDAPSEPADPFRSIYGAVKRQDVSGKPEGGWKPEERLDVKDILQAYTRAGAYATFEEGLKGSLEPGKLADFIVVNKNPLEINPEELLDIECLMTVIGGKIAWRSEKVS; encoded by the coding sequence ATGAACGGCTTGCTAGTCCGAAACGCCAACATAATAACCATGAACCAGAAACAACCGCATGCCATAGCTATGGTTGTTGAAGAAGATAAGATTATATCTGTAGGTGATGGCAGGAACCTGGAACATTACGCAGCTAAAGGATTAGACGTTCTTAATTGCCGGGGTTATACTATTTTACCCGGCCTGATTGACAGCCATCTACACCTGATGTGGATGGGCCGGAACCTGCTGTGTCCACCGCTTAATTTAGGCGGGATAGATTCGATTGGTAAAATTGCAGATATAATCAAAGATGAGGTTGAAATAAGCGCTCCCGGGCAGTGGATTATAGCGGTGAAGCTTGATGAAGATCACCTGGTAGAGCAGCGTTCACTGAACAGGCATGATCTGGACAAAGTCAGCCCTGATAATCCGGTTGTTGTGCGTAAGGCCATAGAGCATTCGCTGGTGGCCAATACTGCCGCGCTGGAAAAGGCCGGGATAAACAAGGACACAGCAGAACCTGCTGGCGGACATATAGAGAAAGACAGTGAAGGTTCACCAACCGGAGCTTTATTCGAAAATGCGATGAAGCTGTTAGAAAAAGCTATTCCGCGTTTGACTCCCCTGGAGGAACGTGAAGCCCTGGCCCTGGCTGTTAAACAACTTTGTTCCCTGGGTTTTACATCGGTTGTTTCCAATGATGATTTTCCTGTTCTTACAGAACCGCTCCGGCTGCTTGAAGATCTTGATGCACTAGCCGGTGAACAGGGTTGGGCGCTTAGGTTAGCCTTTGAGCCGGATATCTCCAGGCTTGACCAACTGATCGAACAGAGAGAGCAGTTGAAGAGCTACCGGTTTGGCAAGATCGGGCCCCTGAAGATCTTTGCTGACGGTGCACTTTTTACCAGGTCTGCTGCCCTGGAAGAAGATTATGCAGATGAGCCCGGTAACAGGGGTATAGAAACTATTTCAAAACAAGAGTTGGAAGAGCTGGTTGCCAGAGCCCATGAAAACGGGTTTAGCGTTGCCGTGCATGCCATCGGAGACAGAGCAGTAAACAATGCCATTGGCGCTATTGAAAAAGCACAGCAGAAGCATCCCCGAAATGATCTCAGGCACCGCATCATTCACTGCAGCATGATTGATGAGGCTAACCTGGGAAAAATGAACCGCTTTGGCATAATAGCGGATATACAGCCAACTTTTTTTATTAATGAGTGGCAGTGGGTTCCACAGCGGATCGGCAGCAATAGAGTAAAAAAGGCTTACCTCGGCCGCAGCTTTCTTGATAACGGCGTTAATGTAATAGCCGGCTCTGATGCACCTTCTGAACCGGCAGATCCGTTTCGTTCAATCTACGGGGCTGTTAAGAGGCAGGATGTTTCAGGTAAACCTGAAGGCGGTTGGAAGCCTGAAGAAAGATTGGATGTAAAAGATATATTGCAGGCTTATACCAGGGCAGGCGCTTATGCCACCTTTGAGGAAGGATTGAAAGGTTCTCTT